CGGTGGGGCTGCTGGTGTCGCTGCTGTTTGGGGCGTGCGCGATCGCGGCTTTGGTAGCGGTGGTGCTGCTGGCAGGGATCTTCGCTGGTATTGGAGCCGTGGCGTTTCAAAATTCTCTAGCAGACATTACCAATAACTGGGCGCTGGCGCTGTTTCTGTTTGTGGTGCTGCCGCTGCTCGTTTTGATGCTAATTGCGGCCCTGTTTGCCTGGCTGGTTGGACGGTTTTTCATCCCGGAGGTGGTGCTGGCCGTGGAGCCATCGGTCGATCCGGTGAAGGCGATCGGTCGATCTTGGCGGTTGACCCAGGGAGTGCCGATCGCCTTGCGCCTTCAGGGCCTCTTTCTGATTTTCCTGCTGGTGACGCTGCCGGTGAATGTCGTGGTCCAGCTGCTGCCGGTGGCGGCGCTGTTGGTCGGGGAGTGGCTCTCGCTCGAACCGACGTCGGTGTCGGTGATTAGCACGGTCATCAATCTGGTTCTGTTTTTTGGGCTGAGTGCGCTGATCACGATGCTGTGGCAGGCGGTGAAAGCCGTGCTCTACTACGACGTGCGATCGCGCCAAGAAGGCCTGGATCTGTCGCTTAGCAACAAGGTTGTGCTAGCCGATCGGTTTTTTAATCGCGTGCGTCTGCAAACTCCGGAGAGCGTGGAGCTGGAATTCACGCTGGCGGGCATCGGCAATCGCGCTTTGGCCCTGGTGACGGACTATCTGATCCTGGGGCTGGTTTTGAGTGTGCTGCTGATTTTGTTGAGCATTTTTGCTGAGCAGCTGTTCAATCTGCTGGAGTTTTGGCTCGGCTCAGACAATCTAGATTCCTTGGGGCAGTGGCTGCTGGCGATCGCGCTGCTGCTGCTCTACTCCGTCTACACCGGCTATTTTGTGTTTTTTGAGACGCTGTGGCAGGGCCAGACGCCGGGCAAGCGCCTGCTGCGGCTGCGGGTGATCCGCGATAACGGGCGCAGGGTCGGGCTGGGTCAGTCGGCGCTGCGATCGCTGATGCGGCCGGTGGACGATCTGTTTCTAGTGGGATCGCTGCTGGTGGCCCTGGGCAAGCGCGAAAAGCGGATCGGCGACTGGGTGGCGGGGACGGTGGTGATCCAGGAGGATCGACCGCTGACGGCCACGAATTTTGTGGTGTCGCCGGAGGGAGAAGGCCTGGTGGAGCAGGTGATGAGCCTGGGAGATGTGTCGCGGCTGTCGCCGGATGAGTTTGCGGTGGTGCGGTCCTATTTGCAGCGGCGGCAGTCGCTGCTGCCCCCGGCGCGATCGCAGCTCAATCTGGAGCTGGCGCGATCGATCAAGGAGACGATCGCCCTGGGAGATCTGCCCCAGCGGGTGCGCCCGGATGTCTTTTTGGAGGCAGTGTATCTGGCCTACCAGCGCCAAGGATCACGGGGACGTTGATCTTGAAGAATTGGCACAGAAAATCTGGGCAAAGTGGCGATCGCCGCCATCATGGGCATACACCGCTCCGCAAAAAGGCTGTGGTCTATGACTGCTCCGGAAAATCGCTCAATTCGCCTGGAAATTCCGATCGCTGCCCATGAGGCAGTGCTGTTGCAGGGCCTTGAAGCGTGGATCGCCCTTGGGCTGATCAGCGAAGCCAAGATTCTCCAGATTGCCCGCACTTCCCTCAGCTGTCTGATCCCGGAGCCGCTGCCCCAGCAGAGCAGTGTACCCTCGCGAGCGGCGGACGCGGCGGCGGCTGAAGGGGGCGATCGCAGCTTTTTGCCCGATGTCTCCCAGCCTCGCACCCCTGCCCGCCGCTCCCAATCCCGTCCCCCGGCCCGAGCCGAAGCGCCCAGCCTGGTGACGCAGGTTTTGCAGTCTTTTATGGCGGAGCTGAGCTTGCGCTGGCTCCTGTTTTTGGGCGTGTTTTTGGTGGTGGTGTCGTCGGGGGTGCTGGCGGCGACGCAGTGGACGCGCTTTCCGGCGGTGGGCCAGTATGGCGTGCTGGCGGCCTACACAGTGGTGTTTTGGGGGGTGGGGCGCTGGGCGGCGCGCCAAGCAAACCTGCGCCTGACGGCCCGCACGCTGCACATCGCGGTGCTGCTGCTGGTGCCGGTGAACTTTTGGGCGATGGATAGCTTTGATCTGTGGCAGCAGCCCTGGGAATGGCTGGTGGTGCTGCTGGCGGCGGTGGGGCTGAGCGGTTTGGCCTGGAGCCTGCGATCGCCCCCGGCGGCGCTGGCTTTGGGCCGCTGGCCCGTGATCAACCTGCTGGGGCTGGCCTATCTGCACTGGGGCTGGCGTCTGGACGGTATGCCGCTGGTGGCGGTGTATGTGGGGACTGTGGGGACGACCCTGTTTACCTTCTGGCAGCAAACCCGATCGCAAACCGGGCGATCGCCCAATGCCCGAGAGGCCGCAGCCCCGGCTCTGCCGCCCCTGGCCGGATTGCTGGTGATCTACGCGCTGGTGCTGCTGTTGGGCCGCGCCATTGTCACCGCGCAGCTTCCCCTGGCGCAGCTGGGCCTGGCGCTGGGCATTTGCGGTACTCTGCTGGCGTGGCTGGCAGAGCAGCAGTTCGAGACGGAGGACGCCTCCTGGCATGTCTGGGAACTGATCGGCGGCCTTCTCTTGCTGGGGGGCTGGCTGGTGTCGGTGACGGCTCAGCCGCCCTGGCAGGCGCTGCTGGTCAGCGCGTCGGCGCTGTGGCTGCTCCACCGGCGCTTGGGGCGGTTTTGGCAGGTGGCGGATCTGCTGGTGCTGCTGCTGGTGCGGCTGCAAATTGTGTATCTGGCGTGGCTGCTGCTGCCCCAGCCTTGGCGCGATGGCGTGACGCAGCAACTGCTCACCGTTTTCCAGGCCTCGGCGACGCCCTGGGCGCTGATCGGCCCGGTGATGTTTCCTTATATCTGGGCGGTGCTGCGGCTGCGGGCCTGGCTGGCCAAGAATCAGCAGCGATCGCTGGCTTCCCTGACGGACTGGATCGCCCTAGGCATGAGCACGGTCCTGTTTTTGATTTCCGTGGCCAGTCCGTCTCTGCGCCTGTTCAATCTGCTGCAAATCGGCGTCACTCTGCTGTGGGAGCTGCGGCGGCGCGGCCAGACTCAGCCCTTGGTCAGCCTCACCCATGCAGTGGGGCTGTTGATCGGGGCGATGACGCTGAGCCTGCTGACGAACCTCGCGCCTGAGGTGTGGGCCGTCCTGGCGGTCAGTGTGACCCTGCTGGAGCTGTGGTTCAGTGTGGGTGAGCGCTGGGAGTACTGGCGCGTGAGCGCTGGGCGTCTGGCCCTGATCCTGTCGGG
This genomic stretch from Geitlerinema sp. PCC 7407 harbors:
- a CDS encoding RDD family protein; this encodes MAADQQSTSSLRALSVGDIVSVGVQVCRAYPKLFFRTALVAWLWILVPIYGWAKYSALCALISRLTYDRLTSQPESLKSTRESIDHDLWNFFTVGLLVSLLFGACAIAALVAVVLLAGIFAGIGAVAFQNSLADITNNWALALFLFVVLPLLVLMLIAALFAWLVGRFFIPEVVLAVEPSVDPVKAIGRSWRLTQGVPIALRLQGLFLIFLLVTLPVNVVVQLLPVAALLVGEWLSLEPTSVSVISTVINLVLFFGLSALITMLWQAVKAVLYYDVRSRQEGLDLSLSNKVVLADRFFNRVRLQTPESVELEFTLAGIGNRALALVTDYLILGLVLSVLLILLSIFAEQLFNLLEFWLGSDNLDSLGQWLLAIALLLLYSVYTGYFVFFETLWQGQTPGKRLLRLRVIRDNGRRVGLGQSALRSLMRPVDDLFLVGSLLVALGKREKRIGDWVAGTVVIQEDRPLTATNFVVSPEGEGLVEQVMSLGDVSRLSPDEFAVVRSYLQRRQSLLPPARSQLNLELARSIKETIALGDLPQRVRPDVFLEAVYLAYQRQGSRGR